The following are encoded in a window of Thermococcus sp. CX2 genomic DNA:
- a CDS encoding YkgJ family cysteine cluster protein, with amino-acid sequence MRFKPKSFREDVHFKCKFCLDCCRGRFIYLTLKDIREIVKAGHDPQDSVMLTLDGGKVRFVMAYRKWDLGCVFHDPETGKCRIHDRNPIICRIYPFMVSRKPLGVEGEEPFEYKGEKLWLYYDESCPGINPEDPETVITPEEIAELGLEFERELEKTDMDGFLKLLEELD; translated from the coding sequence ATGAGGTTCAAGCCGAAATCTTTTCGAGAAGACGTCCACTTCAAGTGCAAGTTCTGCCTTGACTGCTGTAGGGGAAGGTTCATCTATTTAACTTTAAAGGATATTAGAGAAATAGTGAAGGCCGGCCACGATCCACAGGACTCCGTAATGCTGACCCTTGACGGCGGGAAGGTTCGCTTTGTCATGGCCTACCGTAAGTGGGATCTCGGCTGCGTCTTCCACGACCCGGAAACAGGCAAGTGCAGGATCCATGACCGGAACCCGATAATATGCCGCATCTACCCATTCATGGTCTCCAGAAAGCCCCTGGGAGTTGAGGGGGAGGAGCCCTTCGAGTATAAAGGGGAGAAACTGTGGCTCTACTACGACGAGTCCTGCCCAGGAATAAACCCGGAGGATCCTGAGACGGTCATAACCCCAGAGGAGATAGCTGAGCTCGGCCTTGAGTTTGAGCGCGAATTAGAGAAGACGGATATGGACGGTTTTCTCAAACTACTTGAGGAACTCGACTGA
- a CDS encoding PUA domain-containing protein, with translation MSMNELRYRRASAWEYDLILREAEKYGELSHHTFAVVEGRFRDVYAVNERVWGELENLKVKPYAYGTFVGTIKVDKNLVEKFYPNVEFFYFVDVKKNYAILSPRAGFLFTTGKDVPRSGVRKYDWQGTKKLVVYDENGIILGIGRINPESRNKFILNVTDIGEFIRRRR, from the coding sequence ATGTCGATGAATGAACTCCGCTATAGACGGGCCTCCGCGTGGGAGTACGACCTCATCCTTCGCGAGGCAGAGAAGTACGGTGAGCTTAGTCACCATACTTTTGCGGTCGTTGAGGGCAGGTTTAGAGACGTCTATGCTGTGAACGAGCGCGTTTGGGGAGAACTTGAAAACCTGAAAGTTAAGCCCTATGCCTACGGAACCTTCGTCGGCACGATTAAGGTGGACAAAAACCTTGTCGAGAAGTTCTATCCAAACGTCGAGTTCTTCTACTTTGTGGATGTTAAGAAAAACTACGCAATCCTAAGCCCCAGGGCGGGCTTCCTCTTCACAACGGGAAAAGACGTCCCCAGGAGCGGCGTCAGGAAGTACGACTGGCAGGGAACGAAGAAGCTCGTGGTATATGACGAAAATGGCATCATACTCGGTATAGGACGTATAAATCCCGAAAGCAGAAACAAGTTCATCCTAAATGTTACTGACATAGGGGAGTTCATCAGGAGGAGGCGCTGA
- a CDS encoding KaiC domain-containing protein — protein MMKRVKTGIPGMDGVLHGGIPERNVVLLSGGPGTGKSIFSQQFLWNGLQNGEPGIYVALEEHPVQVRQNMANFGWDVRKYEEEGLFAMIDAFTAGIGKSKEYEKYIVHDLTDIREFIDVLRTAIKDIGAKRVIIDSVTTLYINKPAVARSVVMQLKRVLAGLGVTSILVSQISVGERGFGGPGVEHGVDGIIRLDLDEIDGELKRSLIVWKMRGTSHSMRRHPFEITDKGIVVHPDKVLKRGTVVELE, from the coding sequence ATGATGAAGAGGGTAAAGACGGGCATCCCGGGTATGGACGGGGTTCTTCACGGGGGAATCCCGGAGAGAAACGTGGTTTTGCTGAGCGGTGGGCCCGGAACGGGAAAGTCCATCTTCAGCCAGCAGTTTCTCTGGAACGGCCTCCAGAACGGCGAGCCTGGAATATACGTGGCTTTAGAAGAACATCCTGTTCAGGTTAGGCAGAACATGGCCAACTTCGGCTGGGACGTCAGGAAGTACGAGGAGGAAGGCCTTTTTGCCATGATTGACGCATTCACAGCCGGAATCGGCAAGAGCAAGGAGTATGAGAAATACATCGTCCACGACCTTACCGACATCCGCGAGTTTATAGACGTCCTTAGAACGGCCATCAAGGACATCGGTGCCAAGAGGGTCATTATAGACTCGGTTACAACCCTCTACATCAACAAGCCGGCTGTCGCGAGGAGTGTAGTCATGCAGCTCAAGAGGGTTTTGGCCGGTCTCGGGGTTACGAGTATCCTTGTGAGCCAGATAAGCGTCGGCGAGCGTGGCTTCGGTGGACCGGGAGTTGAGCACGGCGTTGACGGAATAATAAGGCTCGATTTGGACGAAATCGACGGCGAGCTCAAGCGCTCGCTGATAGTGTGGAAGATGCGCGGGACGAGCCACTCCATGAGGAGGCACCCCTTCGAGATAACTGACAAGGGAATAGTCGTCCACCCAGACAAAGTTCTCAAGAGGGGGACTGTCGTCGAGCTCGAGTGA
- the speD gene encoding adenosylmethionine decarboxylase, with product METIGFHYVVEAAGCDPEILGNADKIREIFLEAAKVGKMEVKASYFFKFSPTGVSGVVIVAESHISIHTWPEKGYAALDVYTCGTTADPEKAVDYILDKIKAQYAHVSEIKRGIEEDDGTFTHMILTWEEKLERKNGNGQG from the coding sequence ATGGAGACGATAGGGTTTCACTATGTGGTTGAGGCTGCTGGCTGCGATCCAGAAATCCTTGGTAACGCTGACAAGATAAGGGAAATATTCCTAGAGGCGGCCAAGGTAGGCAAAATGGAGGTCAAAGCAAGCTATTTCTTCAAGTTCTCACCAACCGGTGTGAGTGGTGTAGTCATAGTGGCTGAATCCCACATCTCGATACACACCTGGCCGGAGAAGGGCTACGCGGCCCTGGACGTTTACACCTGCGGCACCACAGCAGACCCAGAAAAGGCCGTTGATTACATCCTCGACAAGATAAAGGCCCAGTACGCCCACGTTTCCGAGATAAAGCGCGGTATTGAGGAGGACGACGGAACCTTCACCCACATGATACTGACCTGGGAAGAGAAGCTCGAAAGAAAGAACGGGAACGGACAGGGCTAA
- a CDS encoding protein translocase subunit SecF has product MSKPKTKGEPDAWEAVRMKKQKKLSVLARMDYKKMITYPLAVFIVALILLAVHFPHLGIDLQGGVVVTAYGVDANPDELAKYISDQIGVDVRVESFSGVDTKGVRVYAPTGTDPLEIIKVMKTRYPDAEYTHSEVQPTFGEISQQQGIRALILAFIGMAVVVFLFFRNLVPSLTIMFSALSDMVIAVAVMGIFGIQLTTATIAALLMLIGYTVDSNILLTTRLLKRKEDTIEDAYLSAVSTGFTMSTTTLGALFVLWLVSTSQTIDNIAVVLIFGLLADFMNTWLLNAGVLKWYLARGSIRGGKA; this is encoded by the coding sequence ATGTCGAAACCTAAAACCAAGGGCGAGCCCGATGCCTGGGAAGCCGTTCGAATGAAAAAACAGAAGAAACTGAGTGTTCTCGCCAGGATGGATTATAAGAAAATGATTACCTACCCTCTGGCGGTCTTTATAGTTGCTCTGATTCTCCTCGCGGTTCACTTTCCGCACCTTGGAATAGACCTCCAGGGAGGTGTGGTTGTCACCGCTTACGGTGTCGATGCCAACCCGGATGAACTCGCCAAATACATCAGCGACCAGATTGGCGTTGATGTGAGAGTTGAGAGCTTCAGCGGTGTGGACACCAAGGGTGTGAGGGTTTACGCGCCCACTGGAACAGACCCGCTTGAGATAATCAAGGTCATGAAGACCAGGTATCCTGACGCGGAGTATACTCACAGCGAGGTGCAGCCGACCTTCGGTGAGATTTCTCAGCAGCAGGGTATCAGGGCTCTTATACTGGCGTTCATCGGAATGGCCGTGGTCGTGTTCCTCTTCTTCAGGAACTTAGTCCCGTCGCTCACCATAATGTTCTCTGCCCTTTCGGATATGGTGATAGCCGTCGCAGTAATGGGGATCTTCGGCATCCAGCTAACAACCGCAACCATAGCGGCCCTGCTGATGCTCATTGGTTACACCGTGGACAGCAACATCCTTCTGACCACGAGGCTCCTGAAGCGTAAGGAGGACACCATCGAGGATGCCTACCTCTCGGCGGTTTCGACTGGATTCACCATGAGCACCACCACTCTCGGTGCCCTCTTTGTGCTCTGGCTCGTCTCGACCTCTCAGACTATAGACAACATCGCAGTGGTGCTCATCTTCGGTCTCCTCGCGGACTTCATGAACACCTGGCTGCTCAATGCCGGGGTGCTGAAGTGGTACTTGGCCAGAGGCTCTATCAGGGGTGGTAAGGCATGA
- a CDS encoding preprotein translocase subunit SecD: MKRRTKKLLLNWRIILLTVFLIGSVVTLAVRPLTFGIDISGGVALVAQTEHPVDADTMQLVVDSLQKRLNTLGLRDITVEAQGDQIVLVKVANVTTAEEADAIKNVIESQGVFYMEFDGVIFGTGQDVEYVGIYQIKPDNTWSVPFRISKSAAEKFAELAKGKTGWPVDMFLDPPVNSLLVVPDSVYKLMNSSEFNAQAPEAPTLLQRITKAFNITVVAYANQTADELAEMAEGKEKIVLVDLNQGLQSELENMNVTVRLVQRGPGESDHALIIRTLGLYGPYSVGEGLATGQPQQDVQITGTAPDRLTAEQEAKQIYTVLKSGSLPVKLNVVGMEFISPRLGENFKYQALLAGIGALIAVFAIVYFHYRNWKIAIPVASTSFFEAIIILGFAALIQWNLDLPSIAGIIAAIGTGVDQQIVITDELLGGAKETRITRRSGVLKRMGRAFFVIFASAATTIVAMSFLLIYFVGTLKGFAFTTILGVVIGILVTRPAYAEIAKYLLGED, encoded by the coding sequence ATGAAAAGGAGAACTAAAAAGCTCCTCCTGAACTGGAGGATCATCCTTCTCACCGTGTTCCTCATAGGCTCGGTTGTGACCCTTGCTGTTAGGCCGCTCACCTTTGGAATAGATATAAGCGGCGGTGTTGCGCTTGTCGCTCAGACTGAGCACCCCGTTGATGCCGACACGATGCAGCTCGTTGTTGATTCGCTCCAGAAGAGGCTCAACACCCTGGGATTGAGGGACATAACTGTTGAGGCCCAGGGGGACCAGATAGTGCTCGTCAAGGTCGCCAACGTCACCACTGCTGAAGAAGCCGACGCCATTAAAAACGTCATTGAAAGCCAGGGTGTATTCTACATGGAGTTCGATGGGGTAATCTTTGGAACGGGTCAGGACGTTGAGTACGTCGGCATCTACCAGATAAAGCCCGACAACACATGGAGCGTCCCCTTCAGGATATCCAAGAGTGCCGCCGAGAAGTTCGCCGAGCTGGCGAAGGGCAAGACGGGATGGCCGGTCGACATGTTCCTTGATCCACCCGTCAACTCACTTCTCGTAGTTCCTGACAGTGTATATAAGCTCATGAACAGCTCGGAGTTCAACGCCCAGGCTCCTGAAGCCCCGACACTGCTTCAGAGGATAACCAAGGCCTTTAACATAACCGTCGTTGCTTATGCCAATCAGACCGCCGATGAGCTGGCAGAAATGGCCGAGGGCAAGGAGAAGATAGTCCTCGTTGACCTCAACCAGGGCCTCCAGAGTGAGCTCGAGAACATGAACGTTACCGTCAGACTCGTCCAGAGGGGTCCAGGCGAGAGCGACCACGCGCTCATCATTAGAACCCTTGGTCTCTACGGCCCGTACTCTGTGGGCGAGGGCCTCGCCACCGGCCAGCCGCAGCAGGATGTTCAGATAACTGGAACCGCCCCGGACAGGCTCACCGCTGAGCAGGAAGCCAAGCAGATTTACACCGTCCTCAAGAGCGGTTCGCTTCCAGTCAAGCTCAACGTCGTTGGAATGGAATTTATCTCCCCCAGACTCGGTGAGAACTTCAAGTACCAGGCCCTGCTCGCCGGTATCGGAGCGCTTATAGCGGTCTTTGCCATAGTCTACTTCCACTACAGGAACTGGAAGATAGCCATACCAGTTGCCTCAACCAGCTTCTTCGAGGCAATAATCATCCTTGGATTCGCCGCACTCATCCAGTGGAACCTCGACCTGCCGAGCATAGCGGGTATCATAGCCGCCATCGGTACGGGCGTTGACCAGCAGATAGTAATAACCGACGAACTCCTCGGTGGGGCTAAGGAGACTAGGATAACCAGGCGCTCGGGCGTTCTCAAGAGGATGGGAAGGGCGTTCTTCGTTATCTTCGCCTCGGCAGCGACGACGATAGTGGCCATGAGCTTCCTGCTCATATACTTCGTCGGAACCCTCAAGGGCTTCGCCTTCACGACAATACTGGGCGTGGTCATAGGAATCCTCGTTACGAGGCCTGCCTATGCTGAAATAGCCAAGTACCTGCTCGGTGAGGACTGA
- a CDS encoding TrkA family potassium uptake protein, producing the protein MFVVIMGAGRVGYLVAKMLEEEGHDVTIIEMDKERAKELSLLINGLVIEGDATDPKTLEEANIKQADAFAALTGKDDANLLACILAKHLNPKIKTSLRIGNPKNRRIFEEVGDLRRYFDFVISPEEIAAEYISRNIVTPGFDRVLFPKEGAEIVRFTIDKDSEIAGKLVKDLRIPKDALIIAVYDEKGNLLIPSGDTKLPEKGQVIVFAKNNVLDDVKELLEKKKSEETQE; encoded by the coding sequence ATGTTCGTCGTGATAATGGGCGCCGGAAGGGTTGGCTATCTCGTTGCCAAGATGCTCGAGGAAGAGGGCCACGACGTGACCATAATCGAGATGGACAAGGAGAGGGCCAAGGAGCTCTCCCTCCTTATCAACGGTCTCGTCATTGAGGGCGATGCCACCGACCCGAAGACGCTCGAGGAGGCAAACATAAAGCAGGCGGATGCATTCGCGGCTTTAACCGGCAAGGACGACGCCAACCTGCTGGCGTGCATACTGGCAAAGCACCTCAACCCGAAGATAAAGACCTCGCTCAGGATAGGCAACCCGAAGAACAGGCGCATCTTCGAAGAGGTAGGGGACCTCCGGAGGTACTTTGACTTCGTCATCTCGCCGGAGGAGATAGCGGCGGAGTACATCAGCAGGAACATCGTTACGCCGGGCTTTGACCGTGTCCTATTCCCCAAGGAGGGTGCTGAGATCGTGCGCTTCACTATAGACAAGGACAGTGAGATAGCAGGAAAGCTCGTTAAGGATCTCAGGATACCAAAAGACGCTCTCATAATAGCCGTCTACGACGAAAAAGGCAACCTGCTGATACCATCCGGCGACACGAAGCTGCCAGAGAAGGGTCAGGTAATTGTCTTTGCCAAGAACAACGTTCTCGACGATGTCAAAGAACTCCTCGAGAAGAAGAAGTCTGAGGAGACGCAGGAGTAA
- a CDS encoding V-type ATP synthase subunit H, with the protein MEDVIKEIVDAEKQAEKRIEKAKEDAKAIVLKAKEDAKLIEKEIIEEAEEKAKALVEKARLEGEEEAKKILEEGEKEVEELKIKATNNFEKAISAGIELVRGG; encoded by the coding sequence ATGGAGGATGTCATCAAAGAGATTGTCGATGCCGAGAAGCAGGCTGAGAAAAGGATTGAAAAGGCAAAGGAAGACGCTAAGGCCATAGTCCTCAAAGCCAAGGAAGATGCGAAGCTCATAGAGAAGGAGATAATCGAGGAAGCTGAGGAAAAGGCCAAGGCTCTCGTTGAGAAGGCCCGCCTGGAGGGCGAGGAGGAGGCGAAGAAAATCCTTGAGGAGGGCGAGAAGGAAGTCGAAGAGCTCAAGATTAAGGCCACCAACAACTTCGAGAAGGCCATATCTGCCGGCATAGAGCTCGTAAGAGGGGGCTGA
- a CDS encoding V-type ATP synthase subunit I, which yields MFRPEEMVKIEVMTLNRYKDSLLTYLHEQGVVEIREIDVKIAQKDSPNEFHRKAASYSITISRLVDFLKAYRKTKGGGIKEFIFPPEREKKTYKYGGIEKLIKDVESFLEVVEPEIKAVEGKITATQTEIERIKTDISILELLSALNLDVSYLRSTDMVEIVVGTIDRNKFPPLIEEVKKATEGRVAFVSKEFKDKVLVVFAFIKRDYEKANPILAKYSLERLEVPEGEGTPRELIKVYEEKLRIKEKELESAKKDAEMLAEKYYDDVVFYQELMENERDKATVLPMLARTNMTFAMTGWLPRSEVPNVLEGIKRITEGKAYINIKEPSKEELDDIPIKLKNPSFFRPFEMLTEMYGVPKYNEIDPTPIITFTYSFFFGFMLTDFMYGLIIAIVAALLVKGHKKFNDGTYKFAYTLLISAAFTMIMGVLFGSYFGNALDLAGFNVWRKWDSMTDALVVLQMALAIGLAHLFTGYTVGFIVKMKNGEVKDAIFDQLSWMLIILGVSLLGLGAMGQPGFTMPGKALFGAGLVLFILSEFRNGALAILLTISDFFGFVGSWLSYARLMALALATAGIAMVINILVQMVWGISIGPVPIGIVIGLILFVGGQLFSVAINALGAFVHSLRLQYVEFFGTFYSGEGKRFEPFRAKREVSKLEFEA from the coding sequence ATGTTCAGGCCAGAAGAGATGGTTAAAATCGAGGTAATGACCCTCAACAGGTACAAGGATTCTCTCTTGACTTATCTCCACGAGCAGGGTGTCGTGGAGATCAGGGAGATAGACGTTAAAATCGCCCAGAAGGATTCTCCCAACGAGTTCCACAGAAAGGCGGCCTCATACAGCATAACCATCTCAAGACTCGTTGATTTCCTCAAGGCTTACAGAAAGACCAAGGGCGGCGGCATAAAGGAGTTCATCTTTCCCCCCGAGAGGGAGAAGAAGACCTACAAATATGGGGGAATCGAGAAGCTCATAAAGGACGTTGAGAGCTTTCTTGAGGTTGTTGAACCAGAGATAAAGGCCGTTGAGGGTAAAATAACCGCGACCCAGACGGAAATTGAGAGGATAAAGACCGACATCTCAATTCTTGAGCTCCTCTCCGCGCTCAACCTTGATGTCTCCTATCTCAGGTCCACCGACATGGTCGAGATAGTGGTCGGAACCATCGATAGAAACAAGTTCCCGCCCCTCATCGAGGAGGTCAAAAAGGCCACCGAGGGGAGAGTGGCTTTTGTTTCCAAGGAGTTCAAAGATAAAGTTCTGGTGGTTTTCGCATTCATCAAGAGGGACTACGAGAAGGCCAATCCGATACTGGCAAAGTACTCTCTCGAGAGGCTGGAAGTCCCAGAGGGTGAGGGGACTCCGAGGGAGCTTATAAAAGTCTATGAGGAGAAGCTCAGGATCAAGGAGAAGGAGCTTGAAAGCGCGAAGAAGGACGCCGAGATGCTCGCCGAGAAGTACTACGACGACGTGGTTTTCTACCAGGAGCTGATGGAGAACGAGAGGGACAAGGCCACAGTCCTGCCGATGCTCGCGAGGACAAACATGACCTTTGCCATGACGGGCTGGCTCCCGAGGAGTGAGGTTCCGAATGTTCTTGAGGGAATCAAGAGGATAACTGAGGGAAAGGCCTACATCAACATCAAGGAGCCGAGCAAGGAGGAGCTCGATGACATCCCGATCAAGCTCAAGAACCCGAGCTTCTTCAGGCCCTTTGAGATGCTCACCGAGATGTACGGTGTCCCGAAGTACAATGAGATAGACCCAACGCCGATAATAACCTTCACCTACTCGTTCTTCTTCGGCTTCATGCTCACGGACTTCATGTACGGCCTCATAATAGCCATAGTCGCTGCACTGCTCGTCAAGGGTCACAAGAAGTTCAACGACGGCACCTACAAGTTCGCCTACACCTTGCTCATCAGCGCCGCTTTCACCATGATTATGGGCGTCCTCTTCGGCAGCTACTTCGGCAACGCCCTCGATTTGGCCGGCTTCAACGTCTGGCGCAAGTGGGACAGCATGACAGACGCGCTGGTAGTCCTCCAGATGGCATTGGCCATAGGCCTCGCCCACCTATTCACCGGCTATACTGTAGGCTTCATAGTCAAGATGAAGAACGGCGAAGTCAAAGACGCAATCTTCGACCAGCTCTCCTGGATGCTCATAATACTCGGCGTCTCGCTCCTTGGCCTGGGAGCCATGGGTCAGCCAGGCTTCACCATGCCTGGAAAGGCTCTCTTCGGGGCTGGCCTAGTGCTCTTCATCCTCAGCGAGTTCAGGAACGGTGCACTGGCGATACTGCTGACGATATCGGACTTCTTCGGCTTCGTCGGCAGCTGGCTCAGCTACGCCCGTCTGATGGCACTGGCTTTGGCAACCGCTGGAATAGCCATGGTCATCAACATCCTTGTCCAGATGGTCTGGGGCATAAGCATCGGCCCCGTTCCAATAGGCATAGTCATTGGCCTCATACTGTTTGTCGGCGGCCAGCTGTTTTCGGTCGCCATCAACGCCCTCGGAGCGTTCGTCCACTCGCTCCGTCTGCAGTACGTTGAATTTTTCGGAACCTTTTACTCTGGCGAAGGTAAGCGCTTCGAGCCCTTCAGGGCAAAAAGGGAGGTCTCAAAGTTAGAGTTTGAAGCTTAA
- a CDS encoding V-type ATP synthase subunit K (produces ATP from ADP in the presence of a proton gradient across the membrane; the K subunit is a nonenzymatic component which binds the dimeric form by interacting with the G and E subunits): protein MDPIVYVSLGAALAAGIAGAASAFGVGIAGAAAAGVVAEDEKNFKNALILEGLPMTQSIYGLITLFLILMVSGILGGGFKFTDPNNVDNIVKSAILLGAGLTVGLTGLSAIPQGIIASASIGAVAKNPKTFTQGIIFSAMAETMAIFGLVGALIMIVTGVGF from the coding sequence ATGGACCCGATAGTTTACGTATCCCTTGGAGCGGCCCTTGCGGCCGGTATAGCTGGAGCAGCTTCGGCCTTTGGTGTCGGTATAGCAGGTGCAGCGGCTGCTGGAGTCGTTGCCGAGGATGAGAAGAACTTCAAGAACGCCCTCATCCTTGAGGGTCTGCCAATGACCCAGAGCATTTACGGACTCATTACGCTGTTCCTCATCCTGATGGTCTCGGGAATCCTCGGCGGCGGCTTCAAGTTCACCGACCCCAACAACGTGGACAACATCGTCAAGAGCGCCATACTCCTCGGTGCCGGCCTTACCGTCGGCCTCACCGGTCTCTCAGCCATACCGCAGGGTATCATCGCGAGCGCGAGCATCGGCGCCGTTGCTAAGAACCCGAAGACCTTCACCCAGGGCATCATATTCTCGGCTATGGCCGAGACCATGGCAATCTTCGGTCTCGTTGGTGCCCTGATAATGATAGTTACTGGAGTTGGCTTCTGA
- a CDS encoding V-type ATP synthase subunit E: protein MNGAELIIQEINREAEQKIQYILSEAQKEAEKIKEEARKRAEARAEWILRKAHTQAEIEKQRIIANAKLEVRKKRLAVQEALIQEVIAALRERLAELPDEEYFPMLVDLTAQAIEELGSESVVIKSNERTLELLRGRFEEFKKALEEKFGKNVEITLDEPISTIGGVIVETIDKSVRVDNRFEARIERFESDLRAEIAKALFG, encoded by the coding sequence ATGAATGGAGCAGAGCTGATAATTCAGGAGATAAACAGGGAAGCGGAGCAGAAGATACAGTACATACTCAGCGAGGCCCAGAAGGAGGCGGAGAAGATTAAGGAGGAGGCCCGCAAGAGGGCCGAGGCCAGGGCAGAGTGGATACTCAGGAAGGCCCACACTCAGGCCGAGATAGAGAAGCAGAGGATCATAGCCAACGCCAAGCTTGAGGTCAGGAAGAAGAGGCTCGCCGTTCAGGAGGCGCTCATCCAGGAGGTCATTGCAGCCCTGCGCGAGAGGCTGGCTGAACTACCCGACGAGGAGTACTTCCCGATGCTTGTAGATTTGACGGCCCAGGCCATCGAGGAGCTCGGAAGCGAGAGCGTTGTCATTAAGTCCAACGAGAGAACCCTTGAGCTGCTCCGCGGAAGGTTCGAGGAGTTCAAAAAGGCCCTCGAGGAGAAGTTCGGGAAGAATGTTGAGATAACCCTCGATGAGCCAATAAGCACCATAGGCGGCGTCATCGTCGAAACCATAGATAAGAGCGTTAGGGTGGACAACCGTTTTGAGGCAAGGATAGAGAGGTTTGAGAGTGACTTGAGGGCAGAGATTGCCAAGGCTCTCTTCGGGTGA
- a CDS encoding V-type ATP synthase subunit C has translation MEAGAVTGILNTTLAVVFVWVGYKTSKIIWKYTPYSYPNARIKAMEAKLLTEQRFNELAESRTLNNFVVSLEDTDYKGYLAGVSSYTVEEIERALDRALAGTYELMVKILPKRVSPFFRLLLEEWDVRNVTSIIKAKKVGEPASDYVSEIGTMVPKVKAMAEAKTLEEILVILEDTPYEEPYQKLLLGEMSLKEFETELYKMYYAKLLEYALSRKDDERVILEEFVRLKIDKTNIMTVMRAKAAKMSAEEIRPLLIPGGRLGRSLEAILHVDDLSMALAELDSTSYGKVIRDVRDEVEKDLSVLERTLERHIRERMNELTRFYPLSVATPLSYILQKESEVKKLRAIAKLIDDGLRPEMIKEIVGDVA, from the coding sequence ATGGAAGCAGGGGCGGTAACTGGAATCCTCAACACAACATTGGCGGTGGTCTTCGTTTGGGTGGGATACAAGACGTCCAAGATAATCTGGAAGTACACCCCCTACTCCTACCCTAACGCGAGGATAAAGGCAATGGAAGCCAAGCTCCTGACCGAGCAGAGGTTCAACGAGCTGGCGGAGAGCAGAACCCTTAACAACTTCGTGGTCAGCTTGGAGGACACTGATTATAAGGGCTACCTCGCGGGTGTTTCAAGCTACACCGTGGAGGAGATAGAGAGGGCCCTGGATAGGGCCTTGGCCGGAACCTACGAGCTCATGGTTAAGATTCTCCCGAAGAGGGTCAGCCCCTTCTTCAGGCTCCTGCTCGAGGAGTGGGACGTCAGGAACGTAACCAGCATCATCAAGGCCAAGAAGGTCGGCGAACCCGCGAGCGACTACGTTAGCGAGATTGGAACCATGGTCCCCAAGGTCAAGGCCATGGCTGAGGCAAAGACGCTCGAGGAGATACTCGTCATCCTTGAAGACACTCCCTACGAAGAGCCATACCAGAAGCTTCTGTTGGGGGAGATGAGCCTTAAGGAGTTCGAGACCGAACTTTACAAGATGTACTACGCCAAGCTCCTTGAATACGCGCTCTCCAGGAAGGACGACGAGAGGGTAATCCTCGAAGAGTTCGTGAGGCTCAAGATAGACAAGACCAACATAATGACCGTCATGAGGGCTAAAGCGGCAAAGATGAGCGCCGAGGAGATAAGGCCTCTCCTCATACCTGGAGGAAGGCTCGGCAGGAGCCTTGAGGCCATACTCCACGTGGACGACTTGAGCATGGCTTTGGCCGAGCTCGACTCCACGAGCTACGGCAAGGTCATCAGGGACGTCAGGGATGAGGTTGAGAAAGACTTGAGCGTCCTCGAGAGGACACTGGAGAGGCACATCAGGGAAAGGATGAACGAGCTGACCAGGTTCTACCCGCTCAGCGTGGCAACGCCGCTCAGCTACATACTGCAGAAGGAGAGCGAGGTCAAGAAGCTCAGGGCGATAGCCAAGCTCATCGACGATGGCCTCAGGCCAGAGATGATAAAGGAGATAGTGGGTGATGTCGCATGA
- a CDS encoding V-type ATP synthase subunit F, translating into MKIAVLGDRDTALGFKLAGAHEVYSFEDTPLEMERLRNKLNELIERGDVGIILITERFAQKVELSEVTFPIILQVPDKSGSRFGEEQIKEIVRRAIGVELKR; encoded by the coding sequence ATGAAGATAGCCGTCCTCGGCGACAGGGACACGGCCCTTGGCTTCAAGCTCGCCGGGGCCCATGAGGTTTATTCCTTCGAGGACACGCCCCTCGAAATGGAGAGGCTCAGGAACAAGCTCAACGAGCTCATCGAAAGGGGCGATGTTGGAATAATCCTGATAACGGAGAGATTCGCCCAGAAGGTTGAGCTTTCAGAGGTTACGTTTCCGATCATCCTTCAGGTGCCTGACAAGTCGGGTTCGAGGTTTGGTGAAGAGCAGATTAAGGAGATAGTTAGAAGGGCGATAGGTGTTGAGTTGAAGAGGTGA